A stretch of Chitinophaga caeni DNA encodes these proteins:
- a CDS encoding M2 family metallopeptidase, translating into MKILMLFLSMAVIFAACQPKQTGKSTEQVQAQIFLDQYNQRYQELSKASQLAQWQLNTRIVPGDTTSEKLAGEADEAYAAFTGSKENIDSAKKYLGLKDKLTPLQEREFETILFYAGASPAVAGDIVPRKIQAQNAQTGLLYGFKYTIDQKTVTTGEIDEILETSPDLSKRRKAWLASKEVGKVLKEGLDSLQFLRNKSVQTLGYKNFFDYNAKEYGMDQDEILDLTHRFIKEVWPLYRELHTWARYELANKYHQPVPEYIPADWLPNRWGQDWTQLVNVEGLNIDKVLQEKGVTWMAKEGEAFYQSIGFDALPGSFWAKSSLYPVPADSPFTKNNHASAWHIDLDKDVRSLQSITPTTGYWSTVLHEFGHIFYFLSYSNPDVPYVLRNGANRGFHEAFGTMMGLASLQKPFLAGRGLVAADLKTNDTLKLLQEALDYIVHIPWGSGVMTEFEYQLYAKNLPEDEYNKAWWELVKKYQGIVPPVERDETYCDAATKTHINDDAAQYYDYSIANILVFQFHEYIAKNILKQDPHATNYWGNKGVGDFLKKVMSPGASIDWRDLMRSTIQQDMSAQAMMNYFEPLMGYLKKVNAGREYTLPEQINF; encoded by the coding sequence ATGAAAATTCTTATGCTTTTTCTTAGCATGGCAGTCATCTTTGCTGCATGTCAACCAAAACAAACGGGAAAATCAACAGAACAAGTTCAAGCGCAAATTTTTTTAGATCAATATAATCAACGGTACCAGGAGCTTTCAAAGGCATCGCAATTAGCGCAATGGCAACTCAATACCCGTATTGTTCCCGGCGATACTACTTCCGAGAAATTGGCGGGGGAAGCCGATGAAGCTTACGCGGCTTTTACCGGGAGCAAGGAAAATATAGATTCGGCCAAGAAATACTTGGGTTTAAAAGATAAGTTAACGCCTTTGCAAGAGAGGGAATTTGAAACGATACTCTTTTATGCAGGCGCCAGCCCGGCGGTAGCAGGCGATATCGTACCCCGGAAAATCCAGGCGCAAAACGCGCAAACCGGCTTATTGTACGGTTTTAAATATACTATAGATCAAAAAACTGTAACAACAGGAGAGATCGATGAAATATTGGAAACATCTCCCGATCTTTCAAAGCGGAGAAAAGCGTGGTTGGCCAGCAAAGAAGTTGGAAAAGTGTTGAAAGAAGGCTTGGATTCTTTACAATTTTTAAGGAACAAAAGTGTTCAAACCTTGGGCTATAAAAATTTCTTCGATTATAATGCGAAAGAATACGGCATGGATCAAGACGAAATTTTAGATCTCACCCACCGGTTTATCAAGGAAGTGTGGCCACTGTACCGCGAATTACATACTTGGGCTAGGTACGAGCTAGCTAATAAATACCATCAACCGGTGCCTGAATACATCCCGGCAGATTGGTTACCTAACCGTTGGGGACAAGATTGGACCCAATTGGTGAACGTAGAAGGCTTGAACATTGATAAAGTATTGCAGGAAAAAGGCGTAACCTGGATGGCAAAAGAAGGGGAAGCTTTTTATCAAAGTATCGGTTTCGATGCCTTGCCAGGAAGTTTTTGGGCTAAAAGTAGTTTATACCCGGTACCTGCCGATTCTCCTTTTACAAAGAACAACCATGCTTCTGCTTGGCATATTGATTTGGATAAAGATGTGAGATCTTTACAAAGTATCACACCTACAACCGGTTACTGGAGCACTGTTTTGCATGAATTTGGGCATATATTTTATTTCTTATCCTACAGTAATCCAGATGTGCCTTACGTATTGAGAAACGGTGCTAATCGCGGTTTCCATGAAGCCTTCGGTACGATGATGGGTTTGGCATCCTTGCAAAAACCGTTCTTGGCGGGCAGGGGATTAGTTGCTGCCGATTTGAAAACCAACGATACTTTGAAACTGTTACAGGAAGCCTTGGATTATATTGTTCATATTCCGTGGGGAAGTGGTGTGATGACGGAATTTGAATATCAATTGTATGCTAAAAACCTGCCTGAAGATGAATATAATAAAGCTTGGTGGGAACTAGTAAAAAAATACCAAGGCATCGTACCGCCCGTTGAACGGGATGAAACATATTGCGATGCCGCCACGAAAACGCATATCAATGACGATGCCGCGCAATATTATGATTATTCTATCGCGAATATTTTAGTATTTCAATTCCACGAGTACATAGCTAAAAATATCCTTAAGCAAGATCCCCATGCTACGAATTATTGGGGCAATAAAGGCGTGGGTGATTTCTTGAAAAAGGTCATGTCCCCGGGAGCCAGTATCGATTGGCGTGATTTGATGCGATCCACGATACAACAGGATATGAGTGCGCAAGCAATGATGAATTACTTTGAGCCGTTAATGGGCTATTTGAAGAAGGTGAATGCCGGGAGAGAATACACGTTGCCGGAACAAATAAATTTTTAA
- a CDS encoding YdeI/OmpD-associated family protein has product MEPLFEGNMQLQRFEGKGGWTYILLPKNIRGNNKAFGVRKVSGSIDAYNFELAHLMPMKGGDLFLPINAGIRKSIGKEAGDKVMLVLFSAEAPVAKYQDFFDCLDDEPGAKEFYNSLNKAGQQAYLDWIFETDSSEVQVERMVKSLEKLSRRLLHK; this is encoded by the coding sequence ATGGAGCCCTTATTTGAAGGAAATATGCAATTGCAGCGGTTTGAAGGGAAAGGCGGTTGGACATATATACTGCTACCAAAGAACATCCGTGGAAACAACAAGGCATTCGGTGTGCGTAAAGTCAGCGGCTCTATCGATGCCTACAATTTTGAACTGGCACATCTAATGCCAATGAAAGGCGGGGATCTTTTCCTGCCGATCAATGCCGGGATACGTAAAAGCATCGGTAAAGAAGCGGGTGACAAGGTTATGTTGGTTTTGTTTTCTGCCGAGGCGCCTGTAGCAAAGTACCAGGACTTTTTTGATTGCTTGGACGATGAACCCGGGGCAAAAGAGTTTTATAATAGCTTAAATAAAGCTGGGCAACAAGCTTACCTGGATTGGATTTTCGAAACAGATTCGAGCGAAGTTCAAGTTGAGCGGATGGTGAAATCCTTGGAAAAACTAAGCAGGAGATTATTACATAAATAA
- the hisS gene encoding histidine--tRNA ligase, translating into MVKPSIPKGTRDFGPAVVRKRNYIFQTIRGVFELYGFQPLETPAMENLTTLNGKYGEEGDKLIFKILDNGDILGRAQQAKDSRELGYLLCEKALKYDLTIPFARYVVMNQHEIAFPFRRYQIQPVWRGDRPAKGRYREFYQCDADIIGSNSLMNEVELLKIYDTVFTKLGMEGYQIKVNNRKILAGLAELVGKSDLLTDITISIDKLDKIGAGGVTNELLNRGLSEADIKIILDFIAITGTNKEILDQLRKVFEPSETGLKGVEELSAVINNPYTQFNTEPIIDLTLARGLNYYTGMIIEVKAPETVKMGSIGGGGRYDDLTGLFGLPGVSGIGISFGVDRIYDVLEELQLFPATAQQSTQVIFLNTGDENAGIAFQYMMQLRESGISSEIYPESSKLDKQMKYANKREIPYVAIIGDSERESGKLSLKNLNTGEQQLLSLQELLEYNF; encoded by the coding sequence ATGGTAAAACCTAGTATTCCAAAAGGTACCCGTGATTTTGGTCCGGCGGTGGTGAGGAAAAGAAATTATATCTTTCAAACGATCCGCGGCGTATTTGAACTGTATGGCTTCCAACCATTGGAAACCCCTGCCATGGAGAATTTGACGACTTTGAACGGAAAATATGGCGAAGAAGGCGATAAATTGATCTTCAAGATATTGGATAACGGCGACATCCTAGGGAGGGCTCAACAAGCGAAAGATAGCCGGGAACTGGGTTACCTGCTCTGTGAGAAAGCCCTTAAGTATGATCTCACGATCCCCTTTGCCCGTTACGTGGTGATGAACCAGCATGAGATCGCCTTTCCCTTCCGCAGGTACCAGATTCAGCCTGTTTGGCGGGGCGACCGTCCTGCAAAGGGCCGTTACCGCGAATTTTACCAATGCGATGCCGATATCATTGGCAGTAATTCATTGATGAACGAAGTAGAATTGTTGAAAATCTATGATACCGTTTTTACCAAGCTCGGCATGGAAGGTTATCAAATCAAGGTCAACAACCGCAAAATATTGGCGGGTTTGGCAGAGTTGGTTGGTAAATCTGACCTGTTGACCGATATCACCATTTCTATAGATAAATTGGATAAGATCGGCGCAGGTGGCGTAACGAACGAATTGCTTAACCGCGGGCTGAGCGAGGCTGATATCAAAATCATCCTGGACTTTATTGCAATAACCGGAACCAATAAAGAAATATTGGACCAGTTAAGAAAAGTGTTCGAACCATCTGAAACCGGACTGAAAGGTGTGGAAGAATTATCCGCTGTAATCAATAACCCATATACCCAGTTTAATACGGAACCGATCATCGATTTGACATTAGCGCGTGGATTAAACTATTACACCGGGATGATTATCGAGGTAAAAGCCCCGGAAACCGTGAAGATGGGCAGCATCGGCGGCGGCGGTCGTTATGATGACCTGACGGGTTTGTTTGGCTTGCCCGGCGTTTCAGGGATCGGTATTTCCTTCGGTGTAGACAGAATATACGATGTGCTGGAAGAATTGCAACTATTCCCGGCCACGGCCCAGCAATCAACCCAGGTAATTTTCCTGAATACGGGCGATGAGAATGCCGGGATCGCATTTCAATACATGATGCAATTGCGGGAAAGCGGCATCTCGTCCGAAATATACCCGGAAAGTAGCAAACTGGACAAGCAGATGAAGTATGCCAACAAGCGGGAAATTCCATACGTAGCTATCATCGGGGATTCTGAACGGGAATCCGGCAAGTTGAGTTTGAAGAATTTGAATACGGGAGAGCAACAATTATTAAGCCTACAAGAATTGTTGGAATATAATTTTTAA
- a CDS encoding low molecular weight protein-tyrosine-phosphatase: MKILMVCLGNICRSPLAEGIMRHLAENTGLDWTIDSAGTANYHVGDPPDRRSVKVAQKHGIDISHLRGRQFNAADFEQFDIIFVMDVNNYRDVIGKAKSAKDKDKVALMMPDQSPVPDPWYDDALFEPVYEMLYNACSERLERLNA; this comes from the coding sequence ATGAAGATTTTAATGGTTTGCTTGGGAAATATTTGCAGGTCCCCCCTGGCGGAAGGGATCATGCGCCACCTCGCGGAGAATACTGGCCTCGATTGGACGATAGATTCTGCCGGCACGGCGAACTACCACGTTGGCGACCCGCCCGACCGGCGCTCGGTAAAAGTGGCTCAAAAACACGGGATAGATATCTCGCATTTAAGGGGCAGACAATTTAATGCAGCCGATTTTGAACAGTTTGATATTATTTTTGTGATGGATGTCAATAATTACCGGGATGTGATCGGCAAAGCGAAATCTGCCAAGGATAAAGATAAGGTGGCACTCATGATGCCCGATCAATCGCCCGTTCCCGACCCCTGGTATGATGATGCGCTTTTTGAACCGGTGTACGAAATGCTTTACAATGCTTGTTCAGAGCGGCTGGAACGATTGAATGCATAG
- a CDS encoding PstS family phosphate ABC transporter substrate-binding protein yields MFKTSLFNRILVGLAIATTVTACGPSSNKQLDTTTSGTIHISVDETYQPLIEAEIKVFESIYPKAKIIAEYKPEVDCFKDLFEDSTRMVIVTRDLNEEEKKYFKDELKITPRSLTLATDALALIINHDNPDSSLTMDQVRAIMNGTYDKDYQLVFDNPNSSTVRYIKDSINMGKPLPSSTMAAKTNPEVVDYVTKNKNAIGVIGVNWISDTRDVNVVEFANQVTVCSLRADDNVDFVKPYQVYIATKSYPLTRAMNYVLKEPHQGLGHGFTNFLASEEGQKLIGRFKLFPARLNIVFRDANLK; encoded by the coding sequence ATGTTTAAGACGTCCCTTTTTAACAGGATCCTGGTAGGCCTCGCTATTGCAACTACAGTTACAGCTTGCGGGCCATCATCCAACAAGCAATTAGATACGACCACCAGTGGAACGATCCACATTTCGGTAGATGAAACGTATCAGCCATTAATCGAAGCCGAGATCAAAGTTTTTGAATCTATTTATCCGAAAGCCAAGATCATCGCCGAGTACAAACCGGAAGTAGATTGCTTTAAAGATCTTTTCGAAGACAGTACCCGCATGGTAATCGTTACCAGGGATCTCAACGAAGAAGAAAAAAAATATTTTAAAGATGAGTTGAAAATTACGCCTCGCAGCCTTACTTTGGCTACTGATGCTTTGGCGCTCATCATCAACCATGATAACCCGGATTCTTCCCTTACCATGGACCAAGTTAGGGCTATCATGAACGGTACTTACGACAAGGATTATCAACTGGTATTTGATAATCCGAATTCCAGTACCGTGAGGTATATCAAAGATTCCATTAACATGGGAAAACCGCTTCCATCCAGCACGATGGCAGCTAAAACGAATCCGGAAGTAGTGGATTACGTAACCAAAAATAAAAACGCGATCGGTGTCATCGGTGTCAACTGGATTTCCGATACCCGCGATGTAAACGTGGTGGAGTTTGCTAATCAAGTTACCGTATGCAGTTTGCGTGCAGATGATAACGTAGACTTCGTAAAGCCATATCAAGTTTATATAGCAACGAAATCGTATCCGCTAACAAGGGCTATGAATTACGTGCTCAAAGAACCACATCAAGGCTTAGGGCATGGATTTACCAACTTTTTAGCCAGCGAGGAAGGCCAGAAATTAATCGGCCGGTTCAAGCTATTCCCGGCTCGCCTGAACATCGTTTTCAGGGATGCCAACTTGAAATAA
- a CDS encoding tetratricopeptide repeat protein, whose product MNRRNSILVAMLCIANGAMAQSVEDGLKDLYYGKYHAAKQDFEKVIAAKPTEEKAYYYLGISELGLENTSAAAAAFTKGLAAVPNSPLLTVGMGRIDLINGKVDAAKLKFESASTATEGRDGDVARAIADANTEVKGGDRGYALSVMQQLLNNEGRKRKHQYTATAADYIELGDAYRYLGGENGGKAITAYESATELEPKNAEAILKQGLVNYNANLLENAVSDMARAGEVDPNYAPAFFELYQFYYTPKPRQFSLENAKTYLQKYLDVADQTDKVKNNYYLASIMFYDKDYDGAIAKAETLLPEANDTYKSKIQRLVGDAYLQKGDSLNAKKYMDARVAAVGEENLETNDYKLLAAIYGKLESADSATNADYTNKASQYLEKYALSDSADLDRYREVATLFKDQRNYAKAAEWYGKLLEFKDNNRAIEDHFFKGIYEIYGGKYEDAQVTWKAFTEKYPTQDKGFYWLGMAHFATDPEAKTDGAKPAFEKYVEMAEPEFDKNKRLLLKAYTYLMLYNYQTDDKDNMQVYMDKILKIDPNDGTVAQVKEIVANADAAAAAGAKSADSSKGASAQTQGK is encoded by the coding sequence ATGAACAGAAGGAACAGTATTCTGGTTGCAATGCTTTGCATCGCTAACGGTGCCATGGCACAGTCTGTGGAAGATGGTTTGAAGGATTTGTACTATGGCAAATACCACGCCGCTAAACAAGACTTTGAGAAAGTAATTGCAGCTAAACCAACAGAAGAAAAAGCCTATTACTATTTAGGTATTTCCGAACTTGGCCTGGAAAATACTTCCGCAGCAGCTGCAGCATTCACGAAAGGTCTGGCAGCAGTTCCTAACTCTCCATTATTAACCGTCGGTATGGGTCGTATTGATTTGATCAACGGCAAAGTGGACGCTGCCAAACTAAAATTTGAATCTGCTAGCACTGCTACAGAAGGACGTGACGGTGACGTAGCACGCGCTATCGCTGATGCCAACACCGAAGTAAAAGGCGGTGATAGGGGTTATGCTTTAAGCGTAATGCAACAATTACTGAATAACGAAGGCCGTAAAAGAAAGCATCAATACACGGCTACCGCGGCAGATTATATCGAGTTAGGGGATGCATACCGCTACCTCGGTGGTGAAAATGGTGGTAAAGCCATCACTGCTTACGAAAGCGCTACGGAATTGGAGCCTAAGAATGCGGAAGCAATCTTGAAACAAGGCTTGGTAAACTACAATGCCAACTTGTTGGAAAACGCCGTATCCGATATGGCAAGGGCCGGTGAAGTGGATCCGAACTATGCCCCGGCTTTCTTCGAATTGTACCAATTCTATTACACGCCGAAACCACGTCAATTCTCCCTTGAGAACGCTAAAACTTACTTGCAGAAGTACCTGGATGTAGCTGATCAAACCGATAAGGTGAAAAACAACTACTACCTGGCTTCCATCATGTTCTACGATAAGGATTATGATGGCGCGATCGCTAAAGCGGAAACTTTGTTGCCGGAAGCAAATGATACTTACAAAAGCAAAATTCAACGCTTGGTAGGGGATGCTTACCTGCAAAAAGGCGATTCCCTGAACGCTAAAAAATATATGGATGCACGTGTTGCTGCCGTAGGCGAAGAGAATTTGGAGACAAACGACTACAAATTGTTGGCTGCCATCTACGGTAAACTGGAATCTGCCGATTCTGCAACTAACGCCGACTATACCAACAAGGCTTCCCAGTACTTGGAGAAATACGCTTTAAGCGATTCTGCTGATTTAGATCGCTACCGCGAAGTAGCTACCTTGTTTAAAGATCAACGTAACTACGCGAAAGCTGCCGAGTGGTATGGTAAATTGTTGGAATTTAAAGATAACAACAGGGCTATCGAAGATCATTTCTTCAAAGGTATCTACGAAATTTACGGAGGTAAATATGAAGACGCCCAAGTCACTTGGAAAGCCTTTACAGAGAAATATCCTACGCAGGATAAAGGTTTCTACTGGTTAGGTATGGCGCACTTCGCTACCGATCCGGAAGCTAAAACCGATGGCGCTAAACCGGCTTTCGAAAAATATGTTGAAATGGCTGAACCCGAGTTCGATAAGAACAAGCGCCTGCTGTTGAAAGCATACACTTACCTGATGTTGTACAATTATCAAACCGATGATAAAGACAACATGCAAGTTTACATGGATAAGATCTTGAAGATCGATCCAAACGACGGTACCGTGGCACAGGTGAAAGAAATCGTGGCGAATGCTGATGCAGCTGCTGCTGCCGGGGCAAAATCCGCGGATTCTTCTAAAGGAGCCTCGGCACAAACACAAGGTAAATAA
- a CDS encoding tetratricopeptide repeat protein, whose protein sequence is MMYRKTLSIVAGLIFAMTGVMAQSMDDGFKQMYYGNYQSAKQVFEQVISSKPTDGRAYYYAAMSQLGLEDEAGAKATLQKGSAAVPNDPLIMVGLGRIDLVEGNSAAARQKFEAALTATNNKNGEVSRAVADANTETKGGDRKYALAVMEKLFDNSYVKKRDQYEPTVQDQVELGDAYRYLGGEYGGRAINAYEKALEMDPKYAEAIMKQGLVNYNANLLQQAVNDFAHSTEVDPKYSPAYYELYQFYFTQKKSQFDLGKAKQYLQKYLETADPSDRIKNEYYLASIMFFDKDYDGAITKAQSLMSIANDSYKAKLNRLIADAYLQKGDAAKAQEVLDKYVASVGEDKLEPLDYKILSEVYGHVKTTDSTTQAANEQKALMYLEKFAESDTTLDADRIEEVAKAYTNARVFTKAGEWYQKLVNYKTKKNTPPSALDYYNVGLSYYRAAAGETIDTNLLNRADTAFAMLAEKYPDITTGHYWRGMANAGKDTEAKSGVAKPYFEKYISMAEGDTEKNKAGLIKAYTYIMVYYYNIKDEAQMKVYMDKLAPIDPQNEAMLQIKGIMSEQKSQSNK, encoded by the coding sequence ATGATGTATAGAAAAACCTTGTCAATAGTAGCTGGGCTGATTTTCGCGATGACCGGCGTAATGGCGCAATCGATGGATGATGGGTTCAAACAAATGTATTATGGCAATTACCAATCTGCCAAACAGGTATTTGAACAGGTTATTTCCTCGAAACCAACCGATGGAAGAGCTTATTATTATGCCGCCATGTCTCAATTAGGATTGGAAGATGAGGCCGGGGCAAAAGCAACCTTGCAAAAAGGAAGCGCGGCCGTTCCTAACGATCCTTTAATCATGGTCGGCCTGGGGCGTATCGACCTGGTAGAAGGGAATAGCGCTGCTGCCCGGCAGAAATTTGAAGCTGCACTTACCGCGACTAACAATAAAAATGGGGAAGTGTCCCGCGCCGTTGCCGATGCCAACACCGAAACCAAGGGAGGCGATCGTAAATATGCATTGGCCGTGATGGAGAAACTCTTCGATAATTCTTACGTGAAGAAAAGAGATCAGTACGAACCTACGGTCCAGGATCAAGTGGAGCTGGGGGATGCGTACCGCTACCTAGGTGGTGAATATGGCGGCAGGGCGATTAACGCGTACGAAAAGGCCCTGGAAATGGATCCTAAGTATGCCGAGGCCATCATGAAGCAGGGCCTGGTAAATTACAACGCTAACCTGTTGCAGCAAGCGGTGAATGATTTTGCCCATTCCACGGAGGTGGATCCGAAATATTCCCCTGCTTACTACGAATTATATCAATTTTACTTTACACAGAAAAAAAGCCAGTTCGACCTCGGTAAAGCCAAGCAATATTTGCAGAAATACTTGGAAACTGCCGACCCTTCCGACAGGATTAAGAACGAGTATTACCTGGCTTCTATCATGTTTTTCGACAAAGATTATGATGGCGCCATTACCAAGGCTCAAAGCCTGATGAGCATCGCCAACGATTCGTATAAAGCCAAGTTAAACCGCCTCATCGCGGATGCTTACTTACAGAAAGGTGATGCTGCGAAGGCACAGGAGGTATTGGACAAGTACGTGGCTTCGGTAGGTGAGGATAAATTGGAACCGCTGGATTACAAGATACTCAGCGAAGTATATGGTCATGTAAAAACAACGGATTCTACCACCCAAGCTGCCAATGAACAAAAGGCCTTGATGTACCTCGAAAAATTCGCGGAAAGCGATACTACCCTGGATGCCGACCGTATCGAGGAAGTGGCTAAAGCTTATACGAATGCCCGCGTGTTTACGAAAGCCGGGGAATGGTACCAAAAACTGGTAAACTATAAAACGAAGAAGAATACGCCGCCATCGGCTTTAGATTATTATAACGTGGGTTTGAGTTATTACCGCGCTGCCGCCGGTGAAACGATCGATACCAACTTGTTAAATAGGGCGGATACCGCTTTTGCCATGTTGGCCGAGAAATACCCGGATATTACTACCGGTCATTACTGGCGCGGTATGGCAAATGCAGGTAAGGATACAGAAGCAAAAAGCGGGGTTGCGAAACCTTATTTCGAGAAATATATCAGTATGGCCGAAGGGGATACGGAGAAGAATAAAGCCGGTTTGATCAAGGCGTATACATATATAATGGTATATTATTATAATATCAAGGATGAAGCGCAAATGAAGGTTTACATGGATAAACTGGCGCCGATTGACCCGCAAAATGAAGCGATGCTCCAGATTAAAGGTATCATGAGCGAGCAGAAATCACAGTCGAATAAATAA
- a CDS encoding NADH-quinone oxidoreductase subunit A, which produces MLIATELLSANNAPISYLPILLQLVAAVGFVGLTMLGTHFLGPKRKTSDKLVNFESGIEQHGNARRPVAIKYFLVAILFVLFDVEVIFFYPYAVNFRELGWEGFLAVVMFVAFFVLGFIYIVKKGALQWED; this is translated from the coding sequence ATGTTAATAGCCACTGAACTTTTGTCTGCTAACAACGCCCCGATCAGTTACTTGCCTATCTTGTTGCAACTGGTCGCGGCCGTCGGATTTGTTGGACTAACGATGTTAGGGACGCACTTTTTAGGTCCTAAACGTAAAACGAGCGACAAGCTCGTCAACTTCGAGAGCGGTATCGAGCAGCATGGAAATGCCCGCCGCCCTGTAGCCATTAAATACTTTCTCGTGGCTATCCTTTTCGTATTATTTGACGTGGAAGTGATCTTTTTCTACCCTTACGCCGTGAATTTCAGGGAACTGGGTTGGGAAGGTTTCCTAGCCGTGGTGATGTTCGTTGCTTTCTTCGTGTTAGGCTTCATCTATATCGTGAAGAAAGGCGCCCTGCAATGGGAAGATTAA
- a CDS encoding NADH-quinone oxidoreductase subunit B — MTRPVQFNEKVKVVDIPEGYSGEGFYATSFDKAIGLARKNSIWPLPFATSCCGIEFMATMAATYDIARFGSERMGFTPRQCDLLMVMGTISKKMAPVLRQVYIQMAEPRWVMAVGACASSGGIFDTYSVLQGIDQVIPVDVYVPGCPPRPEGIIDGFMRIQDLVHNESLRRRHSDKYKELMNSYGIQ; from the coding sequence ATGACACGTCCGGTTCAATTTAATGAAAAAGTAAAGGTGGTGGATATCCCGGAAGGTTATTCTGGAGAGGGATTTTACGCTACCAGTTTTGATAAAGCGATCGGCCTGGCCCGTAAAAACTCGATCTGGCCTTTGCCATTCGCAACTTCTTGCTGCGGTATCGAGTTCATGGCCACGATGGCAGCAACATACGATATTGCCCGTTTCGGTTCCGAGAGGATGGGTTTTACACCCCGTCAATGTGATTTGTTGATGGTAATGGGTACAATTTCTAAAAAAATGGCGCCGGTTTTACGCCAGGTGTATATCCAAATGGCTGAACCCCGTTGGGTAATGGCCGTGGGTGCTTGCGCGAGCAGCGGCGGTATTTTTGATACTTACTCGGTGTTACAAGGTATCGACCAGGTGATTCCCGTGGATGTGTACGTACCGGGTTGCCCGCCGAGACCGGAAGGTATTATCGACGGTTTTATGCGTATCCAGGATTTAGTACACAACGAAAGTTTGCGTAGAAGGCACTCCGATAAATACAAGGAACTGATGAACTCTTACGGTATTCAATAA
- a CDS encoding NADH-quinone oxidoreductase subunit C, with protein MSLTNEQIKNALEAKFGTDVNTFEESFGMMSFHAPKDLNLKVLQFLFDDETLRFRFLTDITAVHYPDRVGEELAVVYHLHNMIDNVRLRFKVFTSIKDPKIFTATRLYESANWMERETYDFFGIDFVGHPNLIRILNVPEMDYFPMRKEFPLEDQTRIDKDDEMFGRGGKDDIVHP; from the coding sequence ATGTCTTTGACAAACGAGCAAATAAAAAACGCGCTGGAAGCGAAATTCGGAACTGATGTGAATACCTTCGAGGAATCTTTCGGGATGATGAGTTTCCATGCCCCGAAGGATCTTAACCTGAAAGTGTTGCAGTTCCTTTTTGATGATGAAACTTTGCGCTTCCGCTTTTTGACGGATATTACTGCCGTGCATTACCCGGACAGGGTAGGCGAAGAGCTGGCCGTGGTATATCACCTGCATAACATGATCGATAATGTTAGGCTCCGTTTTAAAGTGTTTACTTCCATCAAGGATCCGAAAATCTTTACAGCTACACGCCTGTATGAATCTGCCAACTGGATGGAACGCGAAACTTACGATTTCTTCGGTATTGACTTCGTGGGGCACCCGAACCTGATCCGTATCCTGAATGTTCCTGAAATGGATTACTTCCCGATGCGTAAGGAGTTCCCGTTGGAAGATCAAACCCGAATTGATAAAGATGATGAAATGTTCGGTCGCGGTGGTAAGGATGATATCGTACATCCCTGA